A stretch of the Filimonas lacunae genome encodes the following:
- the rfbC gene encoding dTDP-4-dehydrorhamnose 3,5-epimerase, whose protein sequence is MKAEKTKLDGCFIIHDTVFHDSRGYFFESFNRQKFADQTGWDVSFVQDNQSFSSKGVLRGLHFQKGDAAQAKLVRALTGKVLDVAVDIRKDSPTYGEHVAVELTAENGKQLFIPRGFAHGFVVLSETATFFYKCDNYYNKAAEGGLIYNDADINIDWQLSSDLFELSEKDLLLPTLKSLE, encoded by the coding sequence ATGAAGGCGGAAAAAACAAAACTGGATGGTTGTTTTATTATTCATGATACTGTATTTCATGATAGCAGGGGATATTTTTTTGAGAGCTTCAACAGACAAAAATTTGCTGACCAAACAGGTTGGGATGTTTCTTTTGTACAGGATAATCAATCTTTTTCATCGAAAGGAGTTTTACGTGGACTCCACTTTCAAAAAGGAGATGCTGCACAGGCTAAACTTGTTCGCGCATTAACCGGGAAGGTGCTGGATGTTGCGGTAGATATACGTAAAGACTCTCCTACTTATGGCGAGCATGTGGCTGTTGAATTAACGGCTGAAAATGGCAAGCAGTTGTTTATTCCACGGGGCTTTGCCCATGGTTTTGTGGTGTTAAGTGAAACCGCTACCTTTTTTTACAAATGTGATAACTATTACAATAAGGCAGCTGAGGGCGGTCTCATTTATAATGATGCAGATATTAATATAGATTGGCAGTTGTCTTCCGATTTGTTTGAATTATCTGAGAAAGATCTGCTTTTACCAACATTGAAATCGCTGGAATAG
- the rfbB gene encoding dTDP-glucose 4,6-dehydratase has product MSKKILITGGAGFIGSHVVRLFVNRYPDYAIVNLDALTYAGNLENLSDIENATNYKFEKADILDAAALADIFKKHEITDIIHLAAESHVDRSILSPLDFVYTNIIGTVNLLNVAKEAWKGDYQNHRFHHVSTDEVFGTLGDSGFFTETTPYSPNSPYSASKAGSDHFVRAYGETYGLGYVITNCSNNYGPNHFPEKLIPLFINNIINNKPLPVYGKGDNTRDWLYVIDHARAIDVVFHQGKNHDSYNVGGFNEWKNIDLVKLLCKQMDVKLGREAGNSEQLISYVKDRPGHDLRYAIDASKINKELGWKPSVTFEEGLSATIDWYLENEAWLKNVTSGAYQQYYEKQYLDR; this is encoded by the coding sequence ATGTCAAAGAAAATATTGATTACCGGAGGAGCTGGTTTTATAGGCTCACATGTGGTTCGTTTGTTTGTAAATCGTTATCCTGATTACGCAATAGTGAACCTGGATGCTTTAACCTATGCGGGGAATCTGGAAAATTTGAGTGATATAGAAAATGCTACAAATTACAAATTTGAAAAGGCTGATATTCTGGATGCAGCTGCTTTGGCTGATATTTTCAAAAAACATGAAATTACTGATATTATTCACTTGGCAGCAGAGTCACATGTAGACAGGTCTATTCTTTCTCCTCTTGATTTCGTGTATACTAACATCATTGGAACTGTTAACTTACTAAATGTAGCGAAGGAAGCCTGGAAAGGCGATTATCAAAATCATAGATTTCATCATGTTTCTACAGATGAAGTTTTCGGCACATTGGGTGACTCCGGCTTTTTTACAGAAACGACTCCTTATTCTCCCAATTCTCCCTATTCTGCAAGCAAAGCAGGCTCGGATCATTTTGTGAGAGCATATGGTGAAACATATGGATTAGGTTATGTAATAACTAACTGTTCCAATAACTATGGCCCCAATCACTTTCCAGAGAAGCTGATTCCCCTGTTTATTAATAACATCATCAACAATAAGCCTTTACCGGTATACGGAAAAGGAGATAATACGCGGGACTGGTTATACGTAATAGACCATGCCAGAGCTATTGATGTAGTATTTCATCAGGGAAAAAACCATGACAGTTACAATGTGGGTGGTTTTAATGAATGGAAGAATATTGATCTGGTGAAACTATTGTGTAAACAAATGGATGTAAAGCTGGGCCGAGAGGCTGGAAATAGTGAGCAGCTGATTTCTTATGTGAAAGACAGGCCAGGGCATGACCTCAGATATGCTATTGATGCCTCAAAAATCAATAAGGAGTTGGGGTGGAAGCCATCTGTTACTTTTGAAGAAGGCCTGAGTGCTACCATTGACTGGTACCTAGAAAATGAGGCATGGCTGAAAAATGTAACATCAGGTGCTTATCAGCAATATTATGAAAAACAATATCTGGACAGATAG
- a CDS encoding glycosyltransferase family 2 protein produces MLTEPLVSIITVVYNSEKTLEQTLQSVCEQTYKNIEYIVIDGGSSDGTVDIIKKYSSDIAYWISEKDGGIYYAFNKALAMAKGELIGIINSDDWYEKNAVECVVKEYLLCKGGDVFHGLLRFIGEGDKPDSVVGHYHTFLSNGMIEHPTCFVKKSLYDSIGHFDTMYRSAADYEFMQRARKAGARFVFVTQLLANFRRGGISDSEVGFLEELAIKRRYGVISKLKYIKWKLFVKVRKYLQSN; encoded by the coding sequence ATGTTAACAGAACCATTAGTTTCTATTATTACTGTTGTTTATAATAGTGAAAAAACCTTAGAACAAACTTTGCAGTCGGTTTGTGAACAAACTTATAAGAACATTGAATATATAGTTATTGACGGGGGGTCTAGTGATGGTACTGTAGATATTATAAAAAAGTATTCTTCTGACATTGCTTACTGGATAAGTGAGAAAGATGGCGGTATATATTATGCCTTTAATAAGGCGCTGGCAATGGCTAAAGGCGAACTGATTGGCATTATTAATAGTGATGACTGGTACGAGAAAAATGCGGTTGAATGTGTTGTAAAGGAATATCTGCTTTGTAAGGGAGGAGATGTTTTTCATGGCTTATTACGGTTTATAGGTGAAGGAGATAAGCCTGACTCTGTGGTGGGACATTATCATACTTTTTTGTCTAATGGAATGATTGAACATCCCACCTGTTTTGTAAAAAAAAGTTTATACGATTCAATAGGCCACTTCGACACGATGTACCGTTCGGCTGCTGATTATGAATTTATGCAAAGAGCGAGAAAAGCAGGCGCCCGGTTTGTTTTTGTTACGCAATTGTTAGCCAATTTTCGGCGCGGAGGAATTTCTGATTCTGAAGTTGGGTTCCTGGAAGAGTTAGCTATTAAACGGCGTTATGGTGTTATTTCAAAGCTGAAGTATATCAAGTGGAAGCTATTTGTGAAGGTGCGCAAATATTTACAATCAAACTAA
- a CDS encoding polysaccharide biosynthesis protein: MFNNFHLDEFVAKFVIKRPVSLFANDMQANREALQAAIEGASMLVIGAAGTIGSNFVKAALPFKPAKLVVVDINENGLTEFVRDCRSESGFLLPSDFKSYPINFSDKVFNKIFANEGPFDIVANFAAHKHVRSEKDIFSIEAMIENNVINAKSLLDLLVQHPPRHFFCVSTDKAANPVNIMGASKKLMEEMIMAYSRDLKITTARFANVAFSNGSLLAGFIERVAKRQPLSCPADVKRFFVSPKESGEICLLSCILGETGDIFFPRLSPEEDLTSFASIIDPFLQQFGCQIILCKTEEEARLATPLIAENKYPVYLFNSETSGEKLFEEFYTEKEKPLWDKYASLGVIKNRERQSRAEIDAVVSEIEQLFARDANKQNVVTLLTSLLPGFKHIETGLNLDQKM, encoded by the coding sequence ATGTTTAATAATTTTCATTTAGATGAATTTGTCGCAAAGTTTGTAATAAAAAGACCGGTTAGTCTATTTGCAAATGATATGCAGGCAAACAGAGAGGCTCTTCAGGCAGCTATTGAAGGAGCATCCATGTTGGTAATTGGCGCTGCTGGCACTATCGGTTCTAACTTTGTAAAAGCAGCTTTACCTTTTAAGCCCGCCAAGCTGGTGGTTGTGGACATCAATGAAAATGGACTAACTGAATTTGTAAGAGATTGTCGTAGCGAGTCCGGCTTTCTGCTACCTTCTGATTTCAAATCCTATCCTATCAATTTCTCCGACAAAGTTTTTAATAAAATATTTGCTAATGAAGGACCCTTTGACATCGTTGCTAACTTTGCTGCACATAAGCATGTAAGAAGTGAAAAAGATATTTTTTCTATTGAAGCAATGATTGAAAATAATGTCATCAATGCCAAAAGCCTTCTTGATCTGTTGGTTCAACATCCGCCCAGGCATTTCTTCTGTGTATCAACGGATAAGGCTGCCAACCCTGTAAATATAATGGGGGCTAGTAAGAAGTTGATGGAGGAGATGATTATGGCCTATTCAAGAGATTTGAAAATCACTACCGCCCGATTTGCCAATGTCGCATTTTCTAATGGCAGTTTATTGGCTGGTTTTATTGAGCGGGTTGCTAAACGGCAGCCTTTATCATGTCCGGCAGATGTAAAGCGTTTCTTTGTGTCTCCTAAAGAATCTGGCGAAATATGTCTGTTGTCATGTATACTGGGAGAAACAGGCGATATTTTCTTTCCCAGATTATCGCCTGAAGAGGACTTGACCAGCTTTGCTTCTATCATTGACCCTTTTTTACAACAGTTTGGGTGTCAGATAATCTTATGCAAAACCGAAGAAGAGGCCCGGCTGGCAACGCCGCTTATTGCGGAGAATAAATATCCCGTGTATCTTTTTAATAGCGAAACCTCCGGCGAAAAATTATTCGAAGAGTTTTATACAGAAAAAGAAAAGCCATTATGGGATAAGTATGCTTCTCTGGGTGTAATTAAAAACAGGGAAAGACAAAGCAGGGCAGAAATTGATGCAGTGGTTTCAGAAATAGAGCAATTGTTTGCGAGGGATGCTAATAAACAAAATGTTGTGACATTACTGACAAGTTTATTGCCGGGGTTTAAACATATTGAAACTGGTTTGAATTTAGACCAAAAAATGTAA
- a CDS encoding sugar transferase: MYLFIKRVIDLFVAILLIIILSPLLIPIIILLRCTGEGYIFYRQRRIGFRNENFDILKFATMLKNSPNIGTGSITLRNDPRLLPMGKFLRMTKINELPQIINVIKGDMSLVGPRPLVTRTFDAYPENIRYQVYNSRPGITGIGSVVFRDEEALISASSLPPHEFYEKVIAPYKGALEMWYNSHKSLAVDFKIMFLTVWVVVFPQSSLTYKMFRDLPQKVF; encoded by the coding sequence ATGTATCTTTTTATTAAAAGGGTTATTGATTTGTTTGTGGCAATCCTGCTGATTATTATTCTATCTCCTTTGTTAATACCCATTATCATTTTGTTACGGTGTACAGGGGAGGGCTATATCTTTTACAGGCAAAGGAGGATTGGGTTCAGGAATGAGAATTTCGATATTTTGAAATTTGCAACAATGCTCAAAAATAGTCCTAACATAGGAACGGGAAGCATCACTTTGCGTAACGATCCCCGTTTGTTGCCTATGGGAAAGTTTTTGAGGATGACAAAAATTAATGAGCTGCCTCAAATCATCAATGTAATTAAGGGAGATATGAGTTTGGTAGGGCCTCGCCCGCTGGTTACCCGAACTTTTGATGCTTATCCGGAGAATATCAGATACCAGGTTTACAATTCCAGACCTGGTATTACAGGAATAGGATCTGTAGTTTTCAGAGATGAGGAAGCCCTCATTTCAGCTTCCTCATTGCCGCCCCATGAGTTTTATGAAAAAGTAATTGCTCCTTATAAGGGTGCTTTGGAAATGTGGTATAATAGCCATAAAAGTCTTGCAGTAGATTTCAAAATTATGTTCCTGACCGTGTGGGTAGTAGTTTTCCCCCAAAGTTCACTTACATATAAAATGTTTAGGGATTTGCCACAAAAGGTATTTTAA
- a CDS encoding O-antigen polymerase, with protein sequence MVNELMVRSFKSFFIILLAGAIIAARLIQLEVPVDQIYYFSGYYCFAVMVFAISILRFGDFINPLSVYSIFIFLLSYSFVRFANTQSEYYFKTRLILNLSILTYVCFALVDYKVVPVAVMRFTSRVRRNILTGVVVAAFCTFLAECALFGYIPILNITSQDVYIETNAKLIPFLHYFIVLCAFVPTWGYLLYKQGDMSKKRMYLLNAVTFFILLNYLSRQLYLLGGICFLLAYMFYNRVNFRKLLRTGIAIVFMFLFMGYLKFNSDTTDSFSHFMRLVAGIDNENVSLVESTFTEYSSKRFTALDNMVIYKDNNNYTGYGIYTFRPLLSLFLLEKTGVIEKKEELDSEKNVGTYVIDPYLDYGLLGTVILNALYAFLSVRYYKQYKGKYSEGVVKFGIIMFCLIMGMFVNYFNTMLIWMGFVFNKFIIYGKVEAEPN encoded by the coding sequence ATGGTAAATGAGTTAATGGTCAGAAGCTTTAAAAGCTTTTTTATCATATTACTGGCAGGCGCCATCATTGCTGCAAGGTTAATTCAGTTAGAAGTGCCGGTAGACCAGATTTATTATTTTTCGGGCTACTATTGTTTTGCGGTAATGGTTTTTGCTATTTCTATTCTTCGGTTTGGCGACTTCATTAACCCACTATCTGTATACAGCATATTTATTTTTTTGCTATCCTACAGTTTTGTACGCTTTGCCAATACACAAAGTGAATATTATTTTAAAACCAGGCTTATCTTAAATCTATCCATTTTAACCTATGTATGTTTTGCATTAGTAGATTATAAAGTAGTGCCGGTGGCAGTTATGCGTTTTACTTCCAGAGTTCGCAGGAATATTTTAACAGGAGTTGTGGTGGCTGCCTTTTGTACCTTCCTAGCTGAATGTGCATTGTTTGGGTATATTCCTATATTAAATATCACTTCACAGGATGTATATATAGAAACGAATGCTAAACTGATCCCTTTTCTGCATTATTTTATTGTGTTATGTGCTTTTGTACCTACATGGGGATATTTGCTATATAAACAGGGCGATATGTCTAAGAAGCGAATGTATCTTTTAAATGCGGTAACCTTCTTTATTTTGTTGAATTATCTCAGCCGCCAGTTGTATCTGTTAGGAGGTATTTGTTTTTTGTTGGCCTATATGTTTTACAACAGAGTTAATTTCCGAAAGCTGCTCAGAACCGGAATTGCCATTGTTTTTATGTTTTTGTTTATGGGCTACCTCAAGTTTAATTCTGATACTACAGATTCGTTTTCCCATTTTATGAGGCTGGTGGCTGGTATAGACAATGAGAATGTATCATTGGTAGAATCTACATTTACAGAATATTCATCGAAGCGTTTTACTGCTCTGGATAATATGGTTATTTATAAAGACAACAACAACTATACAGGTTACGGTATTTATACGTTCAGACCGTTGCTTTCTCTTTTTCTATTAGAAAAAACCGGGGTTATTGAAAAGAAAGAGGAATTGGATTCTGAGAAGAACGTTGGAACGTATGTGATAGATCCCTATCTCGACTATGGATTGCTGGGAACTGTTATTTTAAATGCATTGTATGCTTTTTTGTCTGTCAGATATTACAAGCAGTATAAAGGCAAGTATAGCGAAGGGGTTGTTAAGTTTGGCATTATTATGTTTTGCTTAATAATGGGCATGTTTGTGAACTACTTTAATACAATGCTCATTTGGATGGGCTTTGTTTTTAACAAGTTTATCATTTACGGTAAAGTAGAAGCAGAACCTAATTAA
- a CDS encoding NAD-dependent epimerase/dehydratase family protein has product MNNILLTGASGFLGKHMLNRWCGEGMHVDSLGRADSNSIRLDIVNEFTGLQGDSFDVVVHAAGKAHSIPKEQWEEEQFFDVNLQGTIHLCRALEKGGKLPYAFVFISTVAVYGISEGNFISEDVALNGSTPYALSKIAAEEYLISWCKDNDITLVILRPPLIAGANAPGNLGAMVQAIDGNRYFRIGKGEARKSIVMAEDIAAVIPDLVKVGGIYNITDDDHPSFKELEEVIARQLNKRIRTMPLLPIRIASMVGDLLGPVAPINSEKLNKIIKTLTFSNQKIKQAINWKPTSVLNNYKII; this is encoded by the coding sequence ATGAATAACATACTTCTTACAGGCGCTTCAGGCTTTTTAGGGAAGCACATGCTGAACAGATGGTGTGGGGAGGGAATGCATGTTGATTCTTTAGGAAGAGCTGATAGCAACAGTATCAGATTAGATATTGTAAACGAATTTACCGGGCTGCAAGGAGATAGCTTTGATGTAGTTGTGCATGCAGCAGGCAAAGCGCATTCGATTCCGAAAGAACAGTGGGAAGAAGAACAGTTTTTTGATGTTAATTTACAGGGCACTATTCATCTTTGTAGAGCATTGGAAAAAGGTGGAAAATTGCCCTATGCTTTTGTTTTTATAAGTACTGTAGCTGTTTATGGTATTTCAGAAGGAAATTTTATTTCGGAAGATGTAGCCCTGAATGGGAGCACACCCTATGCCTTAAGTAAAATCGCTGCAGAGGAATACTTAATTTCCTGGTGCAAGGATAACGATATTACACTGGTTATTTTACGTCCTCCGTTGATTGCGGGTGCAAATGCGCCTGGCAATCTGGGTGCAATGGTACAAGCTATAGATGGTAACCGATATTTCCGTATCGGGAAAGGCGAAGCCCGTAAAAGCATTGTTATGGCAGAGGATATAGCAGCTGTAATTCCGGATTTAGTAAAAGTCGGTGGCATTTACAATATTACAGATGATGATCATCCTTCCTTTAAAGAACTGGAAGAGGTGATTGCCCGACAATTGAACAAGCGTATTAGAACAATGCCCTTATTGCCCATTCGGATAGCTTCCATGGTTGGTGATTTACTGGGGCCGGTTGCTCCCATCAATTCTGAAAAGCTGAATAAAATCATTAAAACGCTTACCTTTTCTAACCAGAAAATAAAGCAGGCTATCAACTGGAAGCCAACAAGTGTGTTGAATAATTATAAAATTATATAG
- a CDS encoding glycosyltransferase, with protein MKISVCIATYNGDKYIEEQLQSILQQLRAEDEVIISDDGSSDRTIEMVTKFNDDRIRVVLHRKEKTADKKYPFHKVSLNFYNAINESTGDVIYLSDQDDIWAPDRIEKTLPHLSTHVLVINDCSIVNEQGEVIQHSYFSMNHSGPGIIKNMKRNSYLGCCMAFRSELLKQAFPLPAKAVPHDIWIGMLAEYYYSVLFLKKQLVFYRRHSDNISPSGGVSSNSIVYRLKYRFILAAALMKRILHYRFNGNKR; from the coding sequence ATGAAGATTTCAGTTTGCATAGCTACATACAATGGAGATAAATATATTGAAGAACAATTGCAATCTATTCTGCAACAATTGCGGGCAGAGGATGAAGTAATTATTTCTGATGATGGTTCTAGTGATAGGACAATTGAAATGGTAACAAAATTCAATGATGATCGTATAAGGGTTGTTCTACATAGGAAGGAGAAGACTGCAGATAAGAAATATCCTTTTCATAAAGTTTCTCTCAATTTTTACAATGCTATAAATGAATCAACCGGAGATGTCATTTACTTATCTGATCAGGATGATATTTGGGCGCCGGACAGAATAGAGAAAACATTGCCACATTTAAGTACACATGTCCTGGTGATCAATGATTGCAGCATTGTTAACGAGCAGGGTGAGGTTATACAGCATTCTTACTTTTCAATGAATCATTCCGGCCCGGGAATTATAAAAAACATGAAAAGGAATTCCTACCTGGGATGTTGTATGGCTTTTAGAAGTGAATTGCTGAAGCAGGCTTTCCCATTGCCGGCAAAGGCGGTACCACACGATATTTGGATAGGGATGCTGGCTGAATATTATTATTCTGTACTTTTTTTGAAGAAGCAGTTGGTGTTTTACAGAAGGCATAGTGATAATATTTCACCATCGGGTGGAGTCAGTTCTAACTCCATAGTCTATAGGTTGAAGTACCGTTTTATATTAGCTGCTGCCTTGATGAAAAGAATTTTGCATTATCGGTTTAATGGAAATAAGAGATGA
- a CDS encoding glycosyltransferase: MKILQLGKAYPPANLGGVEVVIQLLCEGLNKKGVYCDALGVNDKREFKKENGVNGGIVYRAKLIVKAFSTLLSLNIIYLLKKIRKEYDIIHIHAPDPMSALALLLVNPKAHIVLHWHSDILRQKLMLFFFSPIQRWLLNRVDIIIVTSPNYAAGSVALQRHAHKIKILPIGIDVDDHLHEEEGCNIRDRYTGKKIVFSLGRLAYYKGYEYLVKAAKYLPDNIVIIIAGEGNERKKIELLIAENKLDDKVQLLGKVSDKVKTNLFRQCDVFALSSIFKTEAYAIVQVEAMAYGKPIVSTRIPGSGVDWVNQNGETGITVSIRDERALAEAVIQILANDDHYKVLSAQARKRYEAYFTLSKMIDDVVFLYNQLLKKE, translated from the coding sequence ATGAAAATATTGCAGTTAGGTAAAGCTTATCCCCCTGCCAATTTAGGAGGTGTAGAAGTTGTTATTCAATTACTGTGTGAAGGATTGAATAAAAAGGGGGTTTATTGTGATGCATTGGGTGTTAATGACAAACGGGAGTTTAAAAAAGAAAATGGCGTTAATGGCGGGATCGTATACCGTGCAAAGCTGATTGTAAAAGCCTTTTCTACCTTACTTTCTCTTAACATCATTTATTTGCTTAAAAAAATCAGGAAGGAATATGACATTATTCATATTCATGCTCCTGATCCCATGTCTGCGCTTGCCTTGCTGCTGGTGAATCCGAAAGCACATATAGTGCTACATTGGCATAGCGATATTTTAAGGCAGAAGTTAATGTTGTTTTTTTTCAGTCCTATACAAAGATGGCTTTTGAATAGAGTTGATATAATCATTGTTACTTCTCCTAACTATGCAGCAGGTTCGGTGGCTCTTCAGCGACATGCGCATAAAATTAAAATACTACCTATTGGAATAGATGTAGATGATCATTTGCACGAAGAGGAAGGCTGCAATATCAGAGATAGATATACGGGAAAGAAAATTGTTTTTTCTTTAGGCAGGCTGGCTTATTATAAGGGATATGAGTATCTGGTGAAGGCGGCTAAGTATTTGCCGGACAATATTGTAATTATCATTGCGGGTGAAGGAAATGAAAGAAAAAAAATAGAACTACTAATTGCGGAAAACAAACTGGATGACAAAGTGCAGCTTTTGGGGAAAGTTTCCGATAAAGTAAAGACCAATCTATTCAGGCAATGTGATGTATTTGCTTTAAGTTCTATATTTAAAACAGAAGCCTATGCCATTGTTCAGGTAGAGGCAATGGCTTATGGTAAGCCTATTGTATCAACCAGGATACCTGGTTCAGGTGTGGATTGGGTAAATCAGAATGGAGAAACGGGTATTACTGTGTCTATCAGGGATGAGCGGGCACTTGCAGAAGCCGTGATACAAATTCTGGCAAATGATGATCATTACAAGGTGTTGAGTGCTCAGGCAAGAAAACGCTATGAAGCGTATTTTACGCTATCTAAAATGATAGATGACGTAGTATTTTTATATAATCAGCTTTTAAAAAAGGAGTAG
- a CDS encoding glycosyltransferase family 2 protein gives MGEPLVSVIIPCYNQGRYIDETVKSVLEQTFTNFQIIVVDDGSTDLYTQQILKGKSWPKTTIVHIPNGGVANARNTAIRMATGKYILPLDGDDKIAPSYLEKAVRVLEEDDTVMVVTTLVHFFGRRNRPYHLPEYSLEHLMGQNLLVCTSMFRKLDFERTGGFDSNMREGLEDWDFWLKMLKEGGRVHRINEVLFYYRLRRQSRNNAMSIDQQQRLRYQIYNNHRELFAEHFFNPMYSFEYVNLAYSKEYRLGKLLLTPVRRLLDLFKL, from the coding sequence ATGGGGGAGCCATTGGTTTCTGTTATAATTCCCTGCTATAATCAAGGGAGATATATTGATGAAACAGTTAAAAGTGTGTTAGAACAAACATTTACAAATTTCCAGATCATTGTGGTGGATGATGGATCTACAGATTTGTACACTCAACAGATATTAAAGGGGAAAAGCTGGCCTAAAACTACAATAGTACATATTCCTAACGGCGGTGTGGCAAATGCCAGAAACACTGCTATCAGAATGGCTACAGGTAAATATATTTTGCCTTTAGATGGTGATGATAAAATAGCCCCTTCGTATCTGGAAAAGGCTGTGAGGGTGTTAGAAGAAGATGATACGGTGATGGTAGTTACCACCCTTGTTCATTTTTTTGGAAGAAGGAATCGACCGTATCACTTGCCGGAATATTCGCTGGAACATTTGATGGGGCAGAACCTGCTTGTTTGTACTTCCATGTTTCGGAAACTCGATTTTGAGCGAACAGGCGGATTTGACAGCAATATGCGGGAAGGACTTGAAGACTGGGACTTCTGGCTTAAGATGCTAAAGGAGGGAGGGCGTGTACATCGGATAAATGAAGTGTTATTTTATTACAGGTTAAGAAGGCAGTCGAGAAACAATGCTATGTCAATAGACCAGCAACAGCGACTACGCTATCAAATTTATAATAACCATAGAGAACTGTTTGCGGAGCATTTTTTTAATCCTATGTATTCGTTTGAATATGTAAACCTCGCATATTCCAAGGAATATAGGCTAGGCAAATTATTATTAACACCCGTAAGGCGGCTTCTTGACTTGTTTAAACTTTAG
- a CDS encoding glycosyltransferase has product MQDILIILVLYKVRLKESATFQALLKFQTDSNVELDVFVYDNSPETDGALESMKGMNCHYVSDVSNVGISKAYNAGATLAEKLKKKWVLLLDQDSALPDCFFSKLRESIQQFTGQVLFVPVLKQNGNIISPCRYVLEKGSTLKEITPGVNSFKNISIFNSGMCVSLEAWKRVGGYNEAIRLDFSDHYFISRLKEIYQSYVLIDAVVSHTLSSHTADKAIITRRFVQYCEGGRWYGYYTGKTTLVAFWTALRALKLTLQFREMYFLNLYYTHFFRYRIKNGK; this is encoded by the coding sequence GTGCAGGATATATTAATTATACTGGTATTATATAAAGTCCGGCTTAAAGAGTCGGCAACCTTTCAGGCGTTATTAAAATTTCAAACCGACAGCAATGTTGAGTTGGATGTATTTGTATATGATAATAGTCCTGAGACTGATGGAGCATTAGAGAGCATGAAAGGAATGAACTGTCATTATGTGTCAGATGTTTCTAATGTTGGAATTAGTAAAGCTTATAATGCAGGTGCCACATTAGCTGAAAAATTGAAAAAGAAGTGGGTGCTTTTGTTGGATCAGGATTCTGCACTTCCCGATTGTTTTTTTTCAAAATTAAGAGAAAGCATCCAGCAGTTTACCGGTCAGGTTCTTTTTGTACCGGTGTTAAAGCAAAATGGTAACATTATATCACCTTGCAGATATGTTTTAGAAAAAGGCTCTACTTTAAAAGAAATAACTCCTGGTGTTAACTCTTTTAAAAACATTTCCATATTCAATAGTGGGATGTGCGTTAGCCTGGAGGCATGGAAACGTGTAGGAGGATATAACGAAGCCATCAGACTTGATTTTTCGGATCATTATTTTATTTCCAGGTTAAAAGAGATCTATCAGTCATATGTATTGATAGATGCAGTAGTATCGCATACACTTTCCAGTCATACGGCTGACAAAGCCATCATTACCCGTCGCTTTGTGCAATACTGTGAAGGCGGCAGATGGTATGGCTATTATACAGGAAAAACAACATTGGTTGCTTTCTGGACAGCTTTAAGAGCGCTTAAGCTTACACTGCAGTTCCGGGAGATGTACTTTCTGAATTTATATTACACTCATTTTTTTAGATATCGAATTAAAAATGGTAAATGA